From a single Kitasatospora sp. NBC_00458 genomic region:
- a CDS encoding GNAT family N-acetyltransferase, with amino-acid sequence MSTETEVVREADHELVQALAALLPQLSSTAAPLDHDAVARLVACESNRLLVARLDGVVVGMLTLVLFPLPSGLRARVEDVVVGAAARGHGVGAALIDEAVRLAEDAGARTVDLTSRPSREAANRLYERAGFRARESTVYRYAIAD; translated from the coding sequence ATGAGCACCGAAACCGAGGTCGTCCGCGAGGCGGACCACGAGCTGGTGCAGGCGCTGGCCGCCCTGCTCCCCCAACTGTCCTCCACGGCCGCACCGCTGGACCACGACGCGGTCGCCCGGCTGGTGGCCTGTGAGTCGAACAGACTGCTGGTCGCCCGGCTCGACGGCGTGGTGGTCGGCATGCTGACGCTGGTCCTGTTCCCGCTCCCGTCCGGGCTGCGGGCGCGGGTCGAGGATGTCGTCGTGGGCGCCGCCGCGCGCGGGCACGGGGTGGGCGCGGCCCTGATCGACGAGGCCGTCCGGCTGGCGGAGGACGCCGGTGCCCGGACGGTCGACCTGACCTCGCGTCCCTCCCGGGAGGCGGCGAACCGCCTCTACGAGCGGGCCGGGTTCCGCGCCCGGGAGTCGACGGTCTACCGGTACGCGATCGCCGACTGA
- a CDS encoding SsgA family sporulation/cell division regulator, which yields MTYETPRVPAQSAAGEGCAMALDLRVVVCPGLTVSVPARLRYRTADPYAVFLDNHTDLDAPITWVFARELLAAGLYGRAGIGSVSVHPGAGRRSGTVFITLTGEGSSVVLRAQAERVRTFLARTESLVPSGREPTHLDLDGLLRRLCDGGAASPGP from the coding sequence ATGACGTACGAGACCCCGCGCGTCCCCGCGCAGAGCGCCGCCGGGGAGGGCTGCGCGATGGCCCTCGACCTCCGGGTGGTCGTCTGCCCCGGCCTGACCGTCTCCGTGCCCGCCCGGCTGCGCTACCGCACCGCCGACCCGTACGCCGTCTTCCTGGACAACCACACCGACCTGGACGCGCCGATCACCTGGGTCTTCGCCCGCGAACTGCTCGCCGCCGGCCTGTACGGCCGGGCCGGCATCGGCAGCGTCTCCGTCCACCCCGGCGCGGGCAGGCGCTCCGGCACCGTCTTCATCACCCTCACCGGCGAGGGCAGCAGCGTCGTCCTGCGCGCCCAGGCCGAGCGGGTCAGGACGTTCCTCGCCCGGACGGAGAGCCTCGTCCCGTCCGGTCGGGAACCCACCCACCTCGACCTGGACGGCCTGCTCCGCCGCCTCTGCGACGGCGGAGCGGCCTCGCCGGGGCCGTGA
- a CDS encoding CTP synthase C-terminal region-related (seleno)protein, protein MTYRTPRLALVGDRSPAVRSHARVPGLLDVLATREQLVLDAYWIPTEDADGPGALDGFDAIWLLPGSPYRSEAGAVAAVRTAREQRIPFLGTCAGFQHAVLEYARAVCGIGAAAHGESHPDEEERVIVPLTCSLVGHEGTVHITPGSLAERVLGTTRTLERYHCAYGLNDAYLERLRAHGLRFSGVDDSGELRILELPGHPFFLASLFQPELAGDGTQVHPMIRALAAAAVGHTTTPRTETEGATA, encoded by the coding sequence ATGACCTATCGGACCCCGCGTCTCGCCCTGGTCGGCGACCGCTCGCCCGCCGTCCGCTCACACGCCCGCGTCCCCGGCCTGCTCGACGTGCTCGCCACCCGTGAACAGCTCGTCCTGGACGCCTACTGGATCCCCACCGAGGACGCCGACGGCCCCGGTGCCCTCGACGGCTTCGACGCGATCTGGCTGCTGCCCGGCAGTCCGTACCGGAGCGAGGCGGGCGCGGTGGCCGCCGTCCGCACCGCCCGCGAGCAGCGCATCCCCTTCCTCGGCACCTGCGCCGGCTTCCAGCACGCCGTGCTGGAGTACGCGCGCGCCGTCTGCGGCATCGGCGCCGCCGCGCACGGCGAGAGCCACCCCGACGAGGAGGAGCGGGTGATCGTGCCGCTCACCTGCTCCCTGGTCGGGCACGAGGGCACGGTGCACATCACCCCCGGCTCGCTCGCCGAGCGAGTCCTCGGCACCACGCGCACCCTGGAGCGGTACCACTGCGCGTACGGGCTGAACGACGCCTACCTGGAGCGGCTGCGCGCGCACGGCCTGCGGTTCAGCGGCGTGGACGACTCCGGCGAGCTGCGGATCCTCGAACTCCCGGGCCACCCGTTCTTCCTCGCCTCGCTGTTCCAGCCCGAGCTGGCCGGGGACGGCACCCAGGTCCACCCGATGATCAGGGCCCTGGCGGCCGCCGCCGTCGGACACACCACCACCCCCCGCACCGAAACCGAAGGAGCGACCGCATGA
- a CDS encoding class I SAM-dependent methyltransferase, translating into MNRDIRTAEDVLALLDRLFLPEADRWTDEASGWWDDFYADRSSGRPFFVPKPDENLVSYLDRGLFAPGGRALDLGCGAGRNAIHLASRGFEVDAVDLSATAVAWARERADEAGAAAGSVGAVGAVRFHCGNIFDPELPLARYDVVYDSGCLHHLPPHRRVSYLALLDRVLAPGGYFAVNCFAAGAMGSELPDAELYRNGRLDGGLAFTADELRWIFSDFTEVEIRPMVPQDPGSELFGLPVLLTALFRRPERA; encoded by the coding sequence TTGAACCGCGACATCCGCACCGCAGAAGACGTCCTCGCCCTCCTCGACCGGCTCTTCCTCCCGGAGGCCGACCGCTGGACCGACGAAGCCTCGGGGTGGTGGGACGACTTCTACGCCGACCGGTCCTCCGGCCGCCCGTTCTTCGTCCCCAAGCCCGACGAGAACCTCGTCTCCTACCTGGACCGGGGCCTCTTCGCGCCCGGCGGCCGGGCGCTCGATCTCGGGTGCGGAGCCGGGCGGAACGCGATCCACCTGGCGTCGCGGGGCTTCGAGGTGGACGCCGTCGACCTCTCGGCGACCGCCGTCGCCTGGGCGCGGGAGCGGGCGGACGAGGCGGGCGCTGCGGCCGGTTCCGTCGGTGCCGTCGGTGCCGTCCGGTTCCACTGCGGCAACATCTTCGACCCCGAACTCCCGCTCGCCCGCTACGACGTGGTGTACGACTCCGGCTGCCTGCACCACCTCCCGCCGCACCGCCGGGTCAGCTACCTCGCGCTCCTCGACCGGGTCCTCGCGCCCGGCGGGTACTTCGCCGTCAACTGCTTCGCGGCCGGGGCGATGGGGTCCGAGCTGCCCGACGCCGAGCTGTACCGCAACGGCCGACTGGACGGCGGGCTCGCCTTCACGGCGGACGAACTGCGCTGGATCTTCTCGGACTTCACCGAGGTCGAGATCCGCCCCATGGTCCCGCAGGACCCCGGATCGGAACTCTTCGGCCTCCCCGTCCTGCTGACCGCCCTCTTCCGCCGCCCGGAACGGGCGTGA
- a CDS encoding LysR family transcriptional regulator, producing the protein MDPQQLRTFVTVVRLGSFSEAARELGYTQSAVSQQIAALEADLGTAVLGRRPVGPTEAGARLLEHAAPLLLRLDAARADVARLVGAPSARLVVGATPLAVGAVLGSALAEVRRAYPRTDLTVRVVAQDELPAEVATGAVDLALVDGLAAPSDPLPLPDVGPLGTVAVAEQPLAVALPAGHPLAGRPGLALADLSAARWLDAPGLAPTAARLRAATAVDGFRPAARYLGTDVRGLLALVASGHGLAVLPAPALDGAPGVVAVPVRAPRLVHRTELLHGSLPDGPAAELARLLGGAARRDGGAAGVAAGKAAAG; encoded by the coding sequence GTGGATCCGCAGCAGCTGCGCACCTTCGTCACGGTGGTCCGACTGGGCTCCTTCTCCGAGGCCGCCCGTGAACTCGGCTACACGCAGTCCGCCGTCTCCCAGCAGATCGCCGCGCTGGAGGCGGACCTCGGGACCGCCGTGCTCGGCCGCCGCCCGGTCGGCCCGACCGAGGCGGGCGCGCGGCTGCTGGAGCACGCCGCCCCCCTGCTGCTGCGACTCGATGCAGCGCGCGCCGACGTCGCGCGCCTGGTCGGTGCCCCGAGCGCCCGCCTGGTCGTCGGTGCCACTCCGCTGGCGGTCGGGGCGGTCCTGGGGAGCGCGCTCGCGGAGGTGCGCCGGGCGTACCCGCGGACGGACCTGACCGTCCGGGTGGTCGCCCAGGACGAGCTGCCCGCCGAGGTCGCCACCGGCGCCGTGGACCTCGCCCTGGTCGACGGCCTCGCCGCGCCCAGCGATCCGCTCCCGCTGCCGGACGTCGGCCCGCTCGGCACCGTCGCCGTCGCCGAGCAGCCGCTCGCCGTCGCCCTGCCGGCCGGCCACCCGCTGGCCGGCCGGCCCGGCCTCGCGCTGGCCGACCTGTCCGCCGCCCGCTGGCTGGACGCCCCCGGCCTGGCGCCGACCGCCGCCCGGCTGCGGGCCGCCACCGCCGTCGACGGCTTCCGCCCGGCCGCCCGCTACCTCGGCACCGACGTCCGCGGCCTGTTGGCCCTGGTCGCCTCCGGCCACGGCCTCGCCGTCCTCCCCGCCCCCGCCCTGGACGGCGCCCCCGGCGTGGTGGCCGTCCCCGTCCGGGCGCCGCGGCTGGTGCACCGGACCGAGCTGCTCCACGGCAGCCTGCCGGACGGCCCGGCGGCGGAACTGGCCCGGCTGCTCGGCGGAGCGGCGCGGCGGGACGGAGGGGCGGCGGGGGTGGCGGCGGGGAAGGCCGCGGCGGGGTGA
- a CDS encoding alpha/beta hydrolase — protein sequence MHSVVRGAGALGLAAALLTTAVSCASGSSDSGSSPSPSSPTTATADATATTSTTATTGTTGTASAPATVPPLPAALTGQRLAWQTCPAPSAAQGGGAAPGAPWECATLKAPLDYAAPDGRTVDLALIRSKATGPQPRIGSLVYNFGGPGGSGVTTLPGFAKDYADLNTRYDLVSFDPRGVGDSAGVRCLDDRATDASAAVDGTPDTDAEVTALDAANARYTAACEQNSGPVLPFVDTVSAARDLDLMRQVLGDPKLHYFGLSYGTELGGVYAHLYPQNVGHLVMDAVVDPTKDPVQSSLGQTKGFQLALENFMKACAAEAGTSCPTGPGGAEGTERIAALLRDLDARPLPTDSGRQLTQDLAVTGIAASLYSRQTWNALAVGLQEAMRAGTGTTLLALADAYLGRDQQGRYNNSAPANRAITCVDDRQRYTDADVRSQLPTYRQASPVFGEFTAWGLTGCTGWPVPGRSDHPEVSAPGSAPILVVGNTGDPATPYEGAQAMARQLGEGVGVGITLEGQGHGGYDTGNPCLKEAVDGYLLADRVPAAGTVCR from the coding sequence ATGCACTCTGTCGTACGCGGCGCAGGCGCCCTGGGCCTGGCCGCGGCGCTGCTCACCACGGCGGTCTCCTGCGCGAGCGGCTCTTCGGACTCCGGCTCCTCCCCGTCCCCCTCCTCCCCCACGACGGCCACGGCGGACGCGACGGCCACGACCAGCACGACAGCCACGACCGGCACCACCGGCACGGCGTCCGCCCCGGCCACCGTCCCGCCCCTGCCCGCCGCGCTCACCGGCCAGCGGCTCGCCTGGCAGACCTGCCCGGCCCCGTCCGCCGCCCAGGGCGGCGGCGCCGCCCCGGGTGCGCCCTGGGAGTGCGCCACCCTCAAGGCGCCGCTGGACTACGCCGCACCGGACGGCCGGACCGTCGACCTCGCGCTGATCCGCTCCAAGGCCACCGGCCCGCAGCCCCGGATCGGCTCCCTGGTCTACAACTTCGGCGGCCCCGGCGGTTCGGGCGTCACCACGCTGCCCGGCTTCGCCAAGGACTACGCCGACCTCAACACCCGCTACGACCTGGTGAGTTTCGACCCGCGCGGGGTGGGTGACAGCGCCGGTGTGCGGTGCCTCGACGACCGGGCCACGGACGCCTCCGCCGCCGTCGACGGCACCCCCGACACCGACGCCGAGGTCACGGCCCTGGACGCGGCCAACGCCCGGTACACCGCCGCCTGCGAGCAGAACTCCGGGCCCGTCCTGCCGTTCGTCGACACCGTCTCCGCCGCCCGTGACCTGGACCTGATGCGCCAGGTCCTCGGCGACCCGAAGCTGCACTACTTCGGCCTCAGCTACGGCACCGAACTGGGCGGCGTCTACGCCCACCTGTACCCGCAGAACGTCGGCCACCTGGTGATGGACGCCGTGGTCGACCCGACCAAGGACCCGGTCCAGTCCTCGCTGGGCCAGACCAAGGGCTTCCAACTCGCCCTGGAGAACTTCATGAAGGCCTGCGCCGCCGAGGCCGGCACGTCCTGCCCGACCGGCCCGGGCGGCGCCGAGGGCACGGAGCGGATCGCCGCGCTCCTGCGGGACCTCGACGCCCGGCCGCTGCCCACCGACAGCGGCCGGCAGCTCACCCAGGACCTCGCCGTCACCGGCATCGCCGCCTCCCTCTACAGCCGGCAGACCTGGAACGCCCTCGCCGTCGGGCTCCAGGAGGCGATGCGGGCGGGCACCGGCACCACGCTCCTCGCACTGGCCGACGCCTACCTCGGCCGCGACCAGCAGGGCCGCTACAACAACTCCGCCCCCGCCAACCGGGCCATCACCTGCGTCGACGACCGGCAGCGCTACACCGACGCCGACGTCCGCTCGCAGCTCCCGACGTACCGTCAGGCCTCGCCGGTGTTCGGCGAGTTCACCGCCTGGGGCCTGACCGGCTGCACCGGCTGGCCGGTGCCCGGCCGGAGCGACCACCCCGAGGTGTCCGCCCCGGGATCGGCGCCGATCCTCGTCGTCGGCAACACCGGCGACCCGGCCACCCCGTACGAGGGCGCGCAGGCGATGGCCCGGCAGCTCGGCGAGGGCGTCGGCGTCGGCATCACCCTGGAGGGCCAGGGCCACGGCGGCTACGACACCGGCAACCCCTGCCTGAAGGAGGCGGTCGACGGGTACCTGCTCGCCGACCGGGTCCCGGCCGCGGGCACCGTCTGCCGGTGA